The Bombus terrestris chromosome 4, iyBomTerr1.2, whole genome shotgun sequence genome has a window encoding:
- the LOC100648856 gene encoding E3 ubiquitin-protein ligase HECTD1 isoform X4 — MADVDPETLLEWLSMGQGDERDMQLIALEQLCMLLLMSDNVDRCFECCPPRTFLPALCRIFLDELAPDSVLEVTARAITYYFDLSPECIRRVIAMEGAVKAICNRLSGAGLGSRTSRDLAEQCIKALELVCAREAGAVLEAGGLPCALCFIREHGALVHRDTLHSAMAVVTRLCGKVEPQDKSLPDCVEALSMLLRHEDAHVADGALRCFASLADRFSRRNTDPAPLASHGLVSELLYRLSNAAGPGTSIATTSGNPKTPPPSSTATTLPTPEANSCASVSTIISLLSTLCRGSPSITHDLLRSELPDAIEKALKGDERCALDSMRLVDLLLVLLFEGRSALGRNTGGGPSGPVLPRFRRPESAGEKSHRQLIDCIRSKDTDALIEAIDSGGIGVNFMDDVGQTLLNWASAFGTQEMVEFLCDRGADVNKGQRSSSLHYAACFGRPAIAKVLLRHGANPDLRDEDGKTPLDKARERVDEGHREVAAILQSPGEWMLPNQEHRKPETEAEFTEPKGDPEMAPVYLKRLLPVFCATFQSSMLPSIRKASLSLIRKMVHYIQPELLIETCGSDRMGSCGAMLVEVIANVLDNEEDEDGHLVVLQMIQDLMIKGKDEFLEHFARLGVFSKVAALAGPQEAVPEPEAESNQSEEQRMEDARELLIGRAYHWRDWCICRGRDCLYVWSDAAALELSNGSNGWFRFILDGKLATMYSSGSPEGGTDTSGKGRNTESLTTEENRGEFLEKLQRARSQVKPNSVSQPVLSRPGTTRLVVGNWALSSRKESELCIHNSDGQQQATILREDLPGFIFESNRGTKHSFTAETSLGPEFAAGWAGKRGKRLRSKIEAIKQKVKVQAQDIYECYFKAAQAQPRGVVAKLGTIVSQIEKACQKQQSGNREWRNILQSALEELKDLLNEEGRVSAYELHSSGLVQTLLSLLAAPPGPQPPTLRATKLRMQRIAVFKNCFHSKDANKEHNSAKILVHKLVSVLESIEKLPVYLYDTPGSGYGLQILTRRLRFRLEKATGESSLIDRSGRSLKMEPLSTIQQLENHLLKMVAKQWHDHDRSTFTFVKKLKDRNKITFKYQYDFDENGLLYWIGTNAKTCTEWVNPGQYGLVVVTSSNGRNLPYGHLEDILSRDPSALNCHTNDDRRAWFSIDLGVWIIPSAYTLRHARGYGRSALRNWMFQASKDGIIWTTLYAHVDDSSLNEPGSTASWTLEPPADETQGWRHLRLQQIGKNASGQTHYLSVSGFEVYGEVTGVCEDLGRAAREAEAGVRKQRRLIKAQVLRHLVAGARVARGLDWKWRDQDGVPPGEGTVTGELHNGWIDVTWDHGGSNSYRMGAEGKYDLRLVGTGLDTDSGTKSKNGGGVLTGRKSSSTPSLPDCTDTAMRGSVASTDQAASADNLAVKPGSGLLSLEATEVLDRVREGADRLRNNTNSFLSGELLSLVPVRISVSGELEENSLRIKSVQRHHSGITDAAKECSRDKEASSSTQNTAGGCPVVVTNPMSVSVPNLACSDANNTLEPTTASGLLETFTAMARRRTLGPTGGQHISSNSNAGSNSRGPNSVSSLVRLALSPNFPGGLLSTAQSYPSLTSSGQVAGSGVTTTTGPGLGQALTMSLTSTSSDSEQLWLQVSLEDFLESCGGIASSSASGGRTTGGPTLLTELEDDEDGVLEEEEDNDENDQEEDDEENEEEGEGCDGDYEDVMVSRNLLAAFVEEETPQNSKRRAWDDEFVLKRQFSALIPAFDPRPGRTNINQTTDLEIPPPGSETQSNTRSGSLPMPKLSLTLKGPGLPGVSDVELALTEPYASIFQQVQELMQLTELGSRQEKLRRIWEPTYTIIYKEAKDEESSGRATPVVTLYSRNTAQNSSVCSVEDVLQLLRHVYVLSTTHDDGKHIDYEELEESTCWVHPDDFTSKKITNKIVQQIQDPLALAAGALPNWCEELARSCPFLLPFETRRLYFSCTAFGASRSIVWLQTQRDAVLERQRAPGLSPRRDDIHEFRVGRLKHERVSVPRGEKLLDWAEQVMKVHASRKSILEVEFVGEEGTGLGPTLEFFALVAAELQRKDLGLWLCDDENSPDTDQSRVSGDQVRPPGYYVTRQSGLFPAPLPQDSAACDRAIRYFWFLGVFLAKVLQDNRLVDLPLSRPFLKLMCHGDITNNVNEKIGLSGVTQESISSSMSSSFISEEGEADTAYSSLEPLSWYTGLLDIEDLVLVDPVRGEFLKEVQTAIAKRDRTLSDGRNSTDEETTLNITHSSGMSVPIEDLSLTMTYSPSSKIFAYNQVELIEGGAEISVTMENAREYAETTINFCLDRGISRQLESFKSGFSKVFPMEKLHAFSPEEVRAMLCGEQNPQWTREDLLNYTEPKLGYTRESPGFQRFVNVLLSLTGPERKAFLQFATGCSALPPGGLCNLHPRLTVVRKVDAGSGGYPSVNTCVHYLKLPEYPTEEILKERLLAATRERGFHLN; from the exons atGGCTGATGTTGATCCTGAAACTCTATTGGAATGGCTCAGTATGGGCCAAGGAGATGAAAGAGACATGCAGTTAATTGCTTTAGAGCAATTGTGCATGTTATTGCTCATGTCTGATAATGTTGATCGATGCTTTGAATG ctgTCCTCCACGCACATTTCTTCCTGCAttatgtagaatttttttgGATGAACTTGCACCAGATAGTGTTTTAGAAGTGACAGCTAGAGCTATTACATATTACTTTGATCTTTCACCAGAATGTATACGCAGAGTAATAGCCATGGAAGGTGCTGTGAAAGCTATCTGCAATCGTTTATCTGGAGCTGGATTAGGTTCTAGAACTAGTAGGGACCTAGCTGAACAATGCATAAag GCATTAGAACTTGTCTGTGCAAGGGAAGCTGGTGCTGTGCTTGAAGCTGGTGGCCTCCCTTGTGCTTTATGCTTTATTCGGGAGCATGGAGCTCTTGTTCACAGGGATACACTACATTCAGCAATGGCTGTGGTGACCCGTTTATGTGGGAAAGTAGAACCTCAAGATAAATCTTTGCCAGATTGTGTTGAAGCTTTATCAATGTTACTTAGACATGAAGATGCACATGTTGCTGATGGAGCACTCCGTTGTTTCGCATCATTGGCTGATAGATTTTCAAGAAGAAACACGGATCCTGCTCCATTAGCCTCCCATGGATTAGTTTCTGAACTTCTGTATAg ATTATCAAATGCAGCAGGGCCTGGTACATCAATAGCAACTACTTCTGGAAATCCAAAAACACCTCCACCATCTAGTACAGCTACAACACTTCCTACTCCTGAAGCGAATTCTTGCGCATCTGTTTCTACTATAATTAGTCTTCTATCAACCCTTTGCAGGGGATCACCATCTATAACTCATGACCTTTTACGTTCTGAACTACCAGATGCGATTGAAAAAGCCTTAAAAGGAGATGAACGATGTGCACTTGATTCCATGAGATTAGTTGATTTATTGTTAGTTTTACTATTCGAAGGAAGATCAGCATTAGGCCGCAATACAGGCGGTGGTCCATCCGGTCCCGTGTTACCACGATTTAGGCGCCCAGAAAGCGCTGGTGAAAAATCTCACAGACAGTTGATTGATTGCATTCGGTCAAAGGACACAGATGCGTTAATAGAAGCCATAGATTCTGGAGGCATTGGGGTTAATTTTATGGATGATGTTGGACAAACATTGCTTAATTGGGCATCCGCATTCGGAACTCAAGAAATGGTTGAATTCTTGTGTGATAGAGGAGCAGATGTTAATAAAGGTCAAAGATCGTCTAGTCTGCATTATGCTGCTTGTTTTGGAAGACCAGCTATTGCTAAAGTATTACTTAGACATGGGGCAAACCCTGATTTGCGAGATGAAGATGGGAAAACGCCATTGGATAAGGCTAGAGAACGTGTAGATGAAGGTCATAGAGAAGTTGCCGCTATATTACAATCTCCCGGAGAATGGATGTTGCCAAATCAAGAACATAGGAAACCAGAAACAGAAGCAGAATTCACAGAACCAAAAGGTGATCCTGAAATGGCTCCAGTATACTTGAAAAGATTATTGCCAGTATTCTGTGCAACATTTCAGTCATCTATGTTGCCAAGCATTAGGAAAGCCAGTTTAAGTTTAATCAGGAAAATGGTGCATTATATTCAACCAGAATTACTTATTGAAACATGTGGTTCTGATAGAATGGGAAGCTGTGGTGCTATGCTTGTAGAAGTAATTGCCAATGTACTGGACAATGAG GAGGATGAGGATGGACACTTAGTGGTTTTGCAAATGATACAAGATTTGATGATAAAAGGCAAAGATGAATTTCTAGAACATTTTGCTCGTTTGGGAGTCTTTTCAAAAGTTGCTGCATTGGCTGGACCACAAGAGGCTGTTCCAGAACCAGAAGCAGAATCAAATCAATCTGAAGAACAAAGAATGGAAGATGCGAGAGAACTTTTAATTGGAAGAGCTTACCATTGGAGAGATTGGTGTATTTGTAGAGGTCGTGACTGCTTATATGTTTGGTCTGATGCAGCAGCTTTAGAACTATCAAATGGAAGTAATGGATGGTTTAGATTTATACTCGATGGAAAATTAGCAACAATGTATTCTAGCGGTAGTCCAGAAGGCGGGACAGATACATCAG GAAAGGGGAGGAACACAGAGTCGCTTACCACTGAAG AAAACCGTGGCGAGTTTTTGGAAAAATTACAAAGAGCGCGAAGTCAAGTTAAACCAAATTCTGTGAGTCAACCTGTACTTTCACGTCCTGGTACGACCCGCCTAGTGGTAGGAAATTGGGCATTATCTAGTAGAAAAGAGAGTGAATTATGCATACATAACAGCGATGGTCAACAACAAGCAACAATTTTACGAGAAGACTTACCAGGATTTATTTTTGAATCAAATCGTGGCACTAAGCATTCCTTTACAGCAGAAACAAGTTTGG GTCCAGAATTTGCAGCAGGTTGGGCTggtaaaagaggaaaaagattgAGATCTAAAATTGAAGCTATTAAACAAAAAGTTAAAGTACAAGCTCAGGATATTTATGAATGTTATTTTAAGGCTGCTCAAGCCCAGCCACGTGGAGTAGTTGCTAAACTAGGAACAATTGTTAGTCAAATAGAAAAAGCTTGTCAAAAACAACAATCGGGAAATCGAGAGTGGCGCAATATACTACAAAGTGCACTGGAAGAACTTAAAGATTTATTAAACGAGGAAGGGAGAGTTTCTGCATACGAACTTCATTCTAGCGGGCTTGTGCAAACTTTACTTTCATTATTAGCAGCTCCACCAGGACCACAACCACCTACATTACGAGCAACAAAACTCAGGATGCAAAGAATAGCAGTATTTAAAAACTGTTTTCACTCAAAAGACGCTAATAAGGAGCATAATTCTGCTAAAATTCTAGTCCATAAATTGGTTTCAGTTTTAGAATCTATTGAAAAATTACCTGTTTACTTGTATGATACACCAGGTTCAGGTTATGGCTTACAAATTTTAACAAGAAGATTGCGTTTTCGACTGGAAAAGGCAACTGGCGAAAGTTCTTTAATTGATAGATCTGGTCGAAGTTTAAAAATGGAACCATTAAGTACTATACAACAATTAGAAAACCATTTATTAAAAATGGTAGCAAAGCAATGGCATGATCACGATAGGTCAACGTTTACATTTGTTAAGAAACTAAAAGATAGAAATAAGAtaacttttaaatatcaatatgaTTTCGATGAAAATGGATTGTTATATTGGATTGGTACAAATGCAAAAACTTGTACCGAATGGGTTAATCCCGGTCAATATGGTTTAGTCGTCGTTACATCGAGTAATGGAAGAAATCTTCCATATGGCCACCTTGAAGATATCTTAAGTCGAGATCCATCAGCATTAAATTGTCATACAAACGATGATAGGCGTGCATGGTTTTCGATTGATTTAGGAGTTTGGATTATTCCAAGCGCTTACACATTGAGGCACGCAAGAGGCTATGGTAGAAGTGCCTTGCGGAATTGGATGTTTCAAGCATCAAAGGATGGTATTATTTGGACAACATTATACGCTCATGTAGATGATTCATCATTGAATGAGCCTGGTAGTACAGCTAGTTGGACATTAGAACCACCAGCTGATGAAACACAGGGCTGGCGTCATTTAAGATTACAACAAATTGGAAAGAATGCTTCTGGTCAAACACATTATTTATCTGTATCTGGATTTGAAGTTTATGGAGAAGTTACTGGAGTTTGCGAAGATTTGGGACGTGCAGCTAGAGAAGCTGAAGCTGGAGTTCGAAAACAACGAAGATTAATTAAAGCTCAAGTTCTTCGTCATTTAGTCGCTGGCGCTAGAGTGGCTAGAGGTTTGGACTGGAAATGGAGAGATCAGGATGGTGTCCCACCTG GCGAAGGCACAGTAACAGGGGAATTACACAATGGTTGGATAGATGTAACATGGGATCACGGTGGTTCTAATTCTTATAGAATGGGTGCAGAAGGAAAATACGACTTAAGATTAGTTGGTACCGGTCTTGATACGGATAGTGGAACAAAAAGTAAAAATGGTGGCGGAGTTTTAACAGGACGAAAATCCAGTAGTACTCCTAGTTTACCAGATTGTACTGATACTGCGATGCGTGGTTCAGTAGCTTCTACAGATCAAGCGGCAAGTGCGGATAATTTAGCAGTTAag ccaGGGTCAGGCCTATTGAGTCTTGAAGCTACTGAAGTGTTGGATCGTGTCAGAGAAGGAGCCGACAGATTACGCAATAATACTAATAGCTTTTTGAGTGGAGAATTACTTAGTTTAGTGCCTGTTAGAATCAGTGTGTCAGGTGAACTAGAAGAGAATTCATTAAGGATTAAATCTGTTCAGAGGCATCACTCCGGAATTACTGATg CTGCCAAAGAATGTAGTCGGGACAAAGAAGCTAGCTCATCTACACAAAATACGGCAGGTGGATGTCCTGTTGTTGTTACCAATCCTATGTCTGTGTCTGTTCCTAACCTTGCTTGTTCTGATGCTAACAATACTTTGGAACCAACAACTGCATCTGGTTTATTAGAAACCTTCACTGCAATGGCGCGAAGACGAACATTGG gTCCTACAGGTGGACAACATATTTCTTCCAATTCTAATGCTGGTTCAAATTCACGTGGACCTAATTCTGTATCGAGTTTAGTTCGACTTGCCTTGAGTCCTAATTTTCCCGGTGGTTTACTTAGTACTGCTCAAAGTTATCCAAGTTTAACCAGCAGTGGTCAAGTAGCTGGTAGTGGTGTTACGACAACGACTGGACCCGGCCTAGGACAAGCACTTACAATGTCATTGACTAGTACAAGTAGTGATAGTGAACAG TTATGGCTACAGGTTAGTCTTGAAGATTTTCTGGAATCTTGCGGAGGTATTGCAAGTTCCAGTGCTAGTGGAGGTAGAACAACAGGTGGACCAACTCTTTTGACTGAATTAGAAGACGATGAAGATGGCGTccttgaagaagaagaagacaatGATGAAAATGATCAAGAA GAAGATgatgaagaaaatgaagaagaaggagaaggttGCGATGGTGATTATGAAGATGTAATGGTAAGTCGTAATCTTCTAGCAGCGTTTGTGGAAGAAGAGACTCCTCAAAATAGTAAGAGACGTGCGTGGGATGATGAGTTTGTTTTGAAACGGCAATTCTCTGCTCTGATTCCTGCCTTTGATCCACGGCCTGGACGAACTAATATTAATCAG accACTGATTTGGAGATTCCACCACCTGGTAGTGAAACTCAGTCAAATACACGCTCAGGCTCATTGCCAATGCCGAAACTTTCTTTGACACTAAAGGGACCAGGCCTTCCTGGGGTATCAGATGTTGAGCTAGCTCTTACAGAACCATACGCCAGCATTTTCCAACAAGTACAAGAATTAATGCAACTGACAGAATTGGGTAGTCGACaagaaaaattaagaagaaTATGGGAACCAACTTacac tataatatataaagaaGCAAAGGACGAAGAATCATCTGGAAGAGCAACACcagttgttacgttatattctcGTAATACAGCACAAAATTCTTCAGTATGTAGTGTAGAGGATGTATTGCAACTATTGAGGCATGTTTATGTATTAAGCACTACTCATGATGATGGTAAACACATCGATTATGAAGAACTTGAGGAATCAACATGTTGGGTTCATCCAGATGACTTTACttcaaagaaaattacaaaCAAGATAGTACAACAAATTCAAGATCCTTTAGCATTAGCTGCCGGGGCTCTACCAAATTGGTGTGAAGAACTAGCAAGAAGTTGTCCATTTTTATTACCATTTGAAACTAGACGATTGTACTTTAGTTGCACTGCCTTCGGAGCCTCGCGATCCATTGTGTGGCTTCAAACACAAAGGGATGCTGTTCTTGAAAGACAAAGAGCACCAGGTTTAAGCCCACGACGTGATGATATTCATGAGTTCCGCGTTGGGAGACTTAAACACGAAAGAGTTAGTGTACCTAGGGGAGAGAAACTATTAGACTGGGCAGAACAAGTAATGAAG gtACATGCAAGTCGGAAGAGCATACTAGAAGTGGAATTTGTGGGCGAAGAAGGAACTGGTCTTGGACCAACATTAGAGTTTTTTGCACTAGTTGCTGCAGAATTACAACGTAAGGACTTAGGTTTGTGGTTATGTGATGATGAAAACTCGCCTGATACGGATCAATCTCGAGTTTCTGGAGATCAGGTTCGACCTCCTGGATATTATGTAACTCGACAGAGTGGACTGTTTCCTGCTCCTTTACCACAAGATTCTGCAGCTTGTGATCGTGCTATTCGATATTTCTGGTTTTTGGGCGTGTTCTTGGCAAAAGTTTTGCAGGATAATAGATTAGTAGATTTACCATTATCCCGTCCTTTCCTAAAATTAATGTGTCACGGAGACATCACAAACAATGTAAATGAAAAGATTGGTCTTAGTGGTGTAACACAAGAAAGTATATCTTCAAGTATGTCGAGTAGCTTTATATCCGAAGAGGGTGAAGCAGATACAGCATACTCTTCGTTAGAACCACTTTCTTGGTATACTGGATTACTGGATATTGAAGATCTAGTACTTGTCGATCCAGTAAGAGGTGAATTCTTGAAAGAGGTACAAACGGCAATTGCCAAACGTGATAGAACGCTTTCCGATGGTCGTAATTCTACCGATGAAGAAACGACATTAAATATTACTCATTCATCCGGAATGTCAGTGCCTATTGAAGATTTGTCTTTAACTATGACATATTCTCCAAGTTCCAAAATCTTTGCATATAATCAGGTAGAATTAATAGAAGGAGGTGCGGAGATTTCAGTTACTATGGAAAATGCAAGAGAATACGCTGAGACGACAATTAATTTCTGTCTTGATCGAGGAATTTCAAGACAACTAGAATCGTTTAAATCTGGTTTTTCAAAAGTCTTCCCAATGGAAAAACTTCATGCTTTCAGTCCGGAAGAAGTAAGGGCTATGCTTTGTGGAGAACAAAATCCACAATGGACCAGAGAGGACCTGCTAAATTATACTGAGCCAAAACTAGGTTACACAAGAGAAAG TCCTGGTTTCCAAAGATTTGTCAATGTTCTACTTTCATTGACTGGTCCTGAAAGAAAGGCTTTCTTACAATTTGCTACTGGATGTTCAGCTTTACCTCCTGGGGGATTATGTAATTTACATCCTAGATTGACTGTTGTGCGGAAAGTAGATGCTGGTTCAGGTGGTTATCCCTCTGTTAACACCTGTgttcattatttaaaattaccAGAATATCCTACTGAAGAAATACTTAAAGAAAGACTCTTGGCAGCAACTAGAGAGAGAGGATTTCACTTAAATTAA